A window of the Streptomyces griseochromogenes genome harbors these coding sequences:
- a CDS encoding serine/threonine-protein kinase: MQGLLIAGRYRLADSIGSGGMGRVWRAHDEVLHRTVAVKELTAALYVSESDQAVLLARTRAEARAAARINHSAVVTVHDVLEHDGRPWIVMELVEGYSLADAVKERGRVEQREAARIGLWVLRALRAAHSAGVLHRDVKPGNVLLGRDGRVLLTDFGIAQIEGDTTITRTGEVVGSVDYLAPERVRGHDPGPSSDLWALGATLYTAVEGRSPFRRTSPLSTMQAVVEEEAEETRHAGPLGPVIAALLSKEPAQRPSAEEAEQMLAEAAEGRRPSSAQAFVHTRGSGMGTNGSYTSGAGTSGAYTSASYASGAGTPGYGSGPGGPGPAGGAAGRSVTGPTTVAPTEAGATEIGPRTAPARSRPRRRLRTLALVVAVAAVLGGGAAVAYQQWGSVHQDGGTGRAATPAPATSAASTPASEGAVPDNWERHNDPLGFSLSLPKGWKRKVYQIDGGLKQVDYSPDGGLHFVRIAIDTNPDFADAYQHQKDLEQQLQRLVDYRTVTLEANTYRDRKGSLWEYTWTALQKDPPHVPGPRHAIEETYYSREGVEYAIYMSTPEAGWAKTSKQFKWVLQSWQPSS; encoded by the coding sequence ATGCAGGGCCTGCTCATAGCGGGCCGCTACCGGCTTGCCGATTCGATCGGAAGCGGCGGCATGGGCCGGGTGTGGCGCGCCCACGACGAGGTGCTGCACCGGACGGTGGCCGTCAAGGAGTTGACCGCCGCGCTCTACGTCTCCGAGAGCGACCAGGCGGTACTGCTCGCCCGCACCCGGGCAGAGGCGCGCGCCGCCGCGCGTATCAACCACTCCGCCGTCGTCACGGTCCACGACGTGCTGGAGCACGACGGCCGTCCGTGGATCGTCATGGAGCTGGTCGAGGGCTATTCGCTGGCCGACGCGGTCAAGGAGCGCGGCCGTGTCGAGCAGCGGGAGGCCGCGCGGATCGGCCTGTGGGTGCTGCGGGCGCTGCGCGCCGCGCACTCCGCCGGCGTGCTGCACCGGGACGTCAAGCCCGGCAACGTCCTGCTCGGCCGGGACGGCCGGGTCCTGCTCACCGACTTCGGCATCGCCCAGATCGAGGGCGACACCACCATCACCCGCACCGGAGAGGTCGTCGGCTCGGTCGACTACCTCGCGCCCGAGCGGGTACGCGGCCACGACCCCGGCCCGTCCTCGGACCTGTGGGCGCTGGGCGCCACCCTGTACACGGCGGTCGAGGGCCGTTCGCCGTTCCGCCGCACCTCGCCGCTGAGCACCATGCAGGCGGTCGTCGAGGAGGAGGCGGAGGAGACCCGCCACGCCGGTCCGCTCGGGCCCGTCATCGCCGCCCTGCTGTCCAAGGAGCCGGCCCAGCGGCCGAGCGCGGAGGAGGCGGAGCAGATGCTCGCCGAGGCGGCGGAGGGCCGTCGGCCGAGCTCGGCACAGGCGTTCGTCCACACCCGGGGCTCGGGCATGGGCACCAACGGGTCGTACACGTCGGGCGCGGGCACCTCGGGGGCGTACACCTCCGCGTCGTACGCCTCCGGCGCGGGCACCCCGGGCTACGGCTCCGGGCCGGGTGGCCCGGGTCCGGCCGGCGGGGCCGCCGGCCGTTCCGTGACGGGGCCGACCACGGTGGCGCCGACCGAGGCGGGGGCCACCGAGATCGGGCCGCGCACGGCACCGGCCCGCTCCCGCCCCCGGCGCCGTCTGCGTACGCTCGCGCTCGTCGTCGCCGTCGCCGCCGTGCTCGGCGGAGGAGCGGCGGTGGCCTACCAGCAGTGGGGATCGGTCCACCAGGACGGCGGCACGGGCCGGGCGGCGACCCCGGCGCCGGCGACGTCGGCCGCGAGCACCCCGGCCTCCGAGGGCGCGGTCCCCGACAACTGGGAGCGCCACAACGACCCGCTGGGCTTCAGCCTGTCCCTGCCCAAGGGCTGGAAGCGCAAGGTGTACCAGATAGACGGCGGCCTCAAGCAGGTCGACTACTCGCCCGACGGCGGCCTGCACTTCGTGCGCATCGCCATCGACACCAACCCGGACTTCGCCGACGCCTACCAGCACCAGAAGGACCTGGAACAGCAGCTCCAGCGGCTGGTGGACTACCGGACCGTGACCCTGGAGGCGAACACCTACCGCGACCGCAAGGGCTCGCTGTGGGAGTACACCTGGACCGCGCTGCAGAAGGACCCGCCCCACGTGCCCGGCCCGCGCCACGCCATCGAGGAGACGTACTACTCGCGCGAGGGCGTCGAGTACGCGATCTACATGTCGACGCCCGAAGCCGGCTGGGCCAAGACGAGCAAGCAGTTCAAGTGGGTTCTTCAGAGCTGGCAGCCCAGCAGCTGA